A single region of the Solwaraspora sp. WMMD406 genome encodes:
- a CDS encoding LuxR family transcriptional regulator, protein MAYIEYHEALEALRAGLARASAGRGGTVLVVGGLGSGKSALLHEFSQCAAIDGARVVRASGASPERSLPLGVVDQLVQSAQLGEPADQLLRLIGGCDTGHDHPKGHDVGSDCRCARTSSELAKLLLRPGPGRSTKDGPVVVCVDDAEFTDPWSMRVLVAVDRRLRNAHAMLVLTVRSPTQFAIPFLASEMSRPHRERIGLAPMSVESVENLFAKAFDADVAARIALPCHRLSAGNPLLVNALLRDHQERALPARPGAGHPRVPPDESRATAHPDPDPYQPMVAGPHYRQAVVESAHRWERQLLDCVRALAVLDEQCPPPTLGRLLGLGTVTAASLLRTATTAGLVMNDRLRHPAAIEAILADMTAQERAELHRRVAESMFHRGAPAVDVAHHLLAADGKGTHWVARVLREAAEHALAAEDPMHAVRCLELALACAGGAEDRLAVASVLVRALEQVNPSATAAHLEPLWAAAHQGEFRDRDLLTMARLALWQGAHDRVGQVLRAATETNRLLETKTEAELRITYQWFHGSRQDWPARTPDESHDPWPDLARSLTRVWHGSAASAVVGARQLLQSYRLGEVAIEVVATALLALAHGGEPDQATLRCDRLIGQAERRAAITWEALLRVVRAEIALVRGEPAISVAQVDAALHRLPAPRWGVLIAYPLATLVMAHTALGSHETAARVLAQRIPEAADDTVWGLRYRYARGRLKLATGAVLAAANDFHTCGRLMRRWGVDGPVLATWRLDLAEAQFRLGRSDIARDLIQQQLARSGGDSRIRGLALRVLATGSEPWQRIALLRESIDRLRAAGDRLGLIAALTDLAQAHEQLGDGEQARTTARQADHERRAAAGASSDQERRASSDQERRASSDQERRASSDQERRAGRGLTGDHGAEPAGTRMDVGGPTPAADTVVGARPAAEDASADPSPAPLLSVLSDSERRVAELARFGYPNREIACRLFITVSTVEQHLTRIYRKLKVKRKADLRALLTSTSALSQPTDN, encoded by the coding sequence ATGGCGTACATCGAGTACCACGAGGCGCTGGAAGCTCTGCGCGCCGGGCTCGCACGGGCCTCGGCCGGTCGAGGTGGCACGGTCCTCGTCGTCGGTGGTCTCGGAAGCGGAAAGAGCGCCCTGCTGCACGAGTTCTCCCAATGCGCCGCGATCGACGGCGCACGGGTCGTTCGCGCCTCGGGCGCCTCGCCCGAACGCTCACTTCCGCTGGGTGTCGTGGACCAGCTCGTACAGAGCGCGCAGCTGGGGGAGCCCGCAGACCAGCTGCTTCGGCTGATCGGCGGCTGCGACACCGGCCACGATCACCCCAAGGGCCACGATGTCGGCAGCGACTGTCGATGCGCCCGGACCTCCAGCGAACTCGCGAAGCTGCTCCTGCGCCCGGGTCCGGGACGGTCCACCAAGGATGGACCTGTTGTCGTTTGTGTCGACGACGCCGAGTTCACCGATCCCTGGTCGATGAGAGTGCTCGTCGCGGTCGACCGCCGACTCAGAAACGCCCACGCCATGCTGGTGCTCACGGTTCGAAGCCCAACCCAATTCGCGATCCCGTTCCTGGCCTCGGAGATGAGTCGTCCCCACCGCGAACGCATCGGGCTCGCGCCAATGTCGGTGGAGAGCGTGGAAAACCTGTTCGCCAAGGCTTTCGACGCGGACGTCGCCGCCCGGATCGCGTTGCCGTGTCATCGGCTCAGCGCCGGAAATCCGCTCCTGGTCAACGCGCTGCTCCGCGACCACCAGGAACGAGCGCTCCCGGCCCGGCCCGGTGCCGGCCATCCGAGGGTTCCACCCGACGAGAGCAGAGCGACCGCCCATCCAGATCCGGACCCGTACCAACCGATGGTGGCCGGACCCCATTACCGGCAGGCGGTCGTCGAAAGCGCCCACCGCTGGGAACGCCAACTCCTGGACTGCGTACGCGCGTTGGCCGTCCTCGACGAGCAGTGTCCGCCACCGACACTCGGCCGGCTCCTCGGCCTCGGCACGGTCACGGCGGCGAGTCTGCTCCGGACCGCGACGACAGCCGGTCTGGTGATGAACGACCGCCTGCGGCATCCGGCCGCGATCGAGGCAATCCTGGCCGACATGACGGCGCAGGAGCGCGCCGAACTGCACCGCCGAGTCGCCGAGTCGATGTTCCATCGGGGAGCGCCTGCCGTCGACGTCGCACACCACCTGCTCGCGGCGGACGGCAAGGGTACGCACTGGGTCGCACGGGTGCTGCGCGAAGCGGCCGAACACGCCCTGGCCGCAGAGGACCCGATGCACGCCGTCCGCTGCTTGGAACTGGCACTGGCCTGCGCAGGCGGAGCCGAGGACCGGCTCGCGGTGGCCAGCGTCCTGGTCCGGGCACTGGAACAGGTGAACCCGTCGGCGACCGCCGCCCACCTCGAACCGCTCTGGGCCGCCGCGCACCAGGGCGAATTCCGCGACCGCGATCTGCTGACGATGGCACGCCTCGCGCTCTGGCAGGGCGCCCACGACCGGGTCGGGCAGGTACTCCGGGCCGCCACCGAGACGAACCGGCTGCTGGAGACCAAGACCGAGGCCGAGCTGCGCATCACGTACCAGTGGTTCCACGGTTCCCGACAGGACTGGCCGGCACGCACCCCGGACGAGTCGCACGATCCCTGGCCCGACCTGGCCCGGTCCCTGACGAGGGTCTGGCACGGTAGCGCGGCGAGCGCGGTCGTCGGTGCCCGGCAGCTACTGCAGAGCTACCGCCTCGGCGAAGTCGCGATCGAAGTCGTGGCGACCGCGCTGCTGGCGCTCGCCCACGGCGGCGAGCCCGACCAGGCGACGCTCCGGTGCGACCGGCTGATCGGTCAGGCAGAGCGACGCGCCGCGATCACCTGGGAGGCGCTGCTCCGAGTGGTACGGGCCGAGATCGCCCTGGTGCGCGGTGAGCCGGCGATCTCGGTCGCCCAGGTCGACGCGGCCCTGCACCGGCTGCCGGCCCCGCGCTGGGGGGTGCTGATCGCCTATCCGCTGGCCACTCTCGTGATGGCGCACACCGCCCTCGGCTCGCACGAGACCGCCGCGCGGGTGCTGGCACAGCGGATCCCGGAGGCTGCCGACGACACCGTGTGGGGTCTGCGCTACCGGTACGCGCGGGGACGTCTGAAACTGGCCACCGGCGCGGTCCTGGCAGCCGCCAACGACTTCCACACCTGTGGGCGGCTGATGCGCAGGTGGGGGGTGGACGGCCCGGTGCTGGCCACCTGGCGGCTCGATCTGGCCGAGGCCCAGTTCCGCCTGGGCCGCTCCGACATCGCCCGCGACCTGATCCAGCAGCAACTCGCTCGCAGCGGCGGTGACTCGCGTATCCGAGGACTCGCGCTGCGGGTGCTCGCCACCGGCAGCGAACCGTGGCAGCGAATCGCACTGCTCCGCGAGTCGATCGACCGCCTCCGGGCCGCCGGAGACCGACTCGGGCTCATCGCCGCGCTGACCGACCTCGCCCAGGCACACGAGCAGCTCGGCGACGGCGAGCAGGCCCGGACGACGGCCCGTCAGGCCGACCATGAGCGGCGGGCGGCCGCCGGAGCCAGCAGCGACCAGGAACGACGGGCCAGCAGCGACCAGGAACGACGGGCCAGCAGCGACCAGGAACGACGGGCCAGCAGCGACCAGGAACGACGGGCCGGTCGCGGGCTCACCGGCGACCACGGTGCGGAGCCGGCCGGGACACGGATGGATGTCGGCGGTCCCACGCCAGCCGCCGACACCGTCGTCGGCGCGCGACCGGCTGCCGAGGACGCGTCGGCCGATCCTTCGCCCGCACCACTTTTGTCTGTGTTATCCGACTCCGAACGCCGGGTCGCCGAACTGGCCCGGTTCGGCTACCCGAACCGAGAGATCGCCTGCCGCCTGTTCATCACCGTCAGTACCGTCGAGCAGCATCTGACCAGGATCTACCGCAAGCTCAAAGTCAAGCGCAAGGCCGACCTGCGCGCCCTGCTCACCTCCACCAGCGCCCTGTCGCAGCCCACCGACAACTAG
- a CDS encoding CoA-acylating methylmalonate-semialdehyde dehydrogenase gives MNRIAHFVDGVRTAMDVGGDGRHGEVFDPATGQVAATVGFASAAQVDEVVRVAARAARDWRDVSLSRRASVLFAFREIINARRDELAAVITAEHGKVLADAAGEVQRGLEVVEYACGIPTLLTGGFSENVSTEVDSYSLRQPLGVVAVISPFNFPAMVPLWFVPIAVACGNAVVVKPSEKDPSAAVLLAEWFAEAGLPPGVCNVVHGDREAVDALLDHPGVRAASFVGSTPVARHVYTRGTAAGKRVQALGGAKNHMVVLPDADLDLAADAAVNAGFGSAGERCMAISALVAVEPVGDDLVARIVERLGRIRTGDGRRPGCDMGPLITAAHRDRVAGYVAAGAAEGAKIVVDGRGVPVDGDERGFWLGPTLLDQVTPQMSVYTDEIFGPVLSVLRVDSYDAALELVNANSYGNGTAIFTNDGGAARRFQHEVEVGMVGINVPIPVPMAYFSFGGWKASLFGDSHAHGRDGVHFFTRGKVVTSRWLDPRHGGVNLGFPTQT, from the coding sequence ATGAACCGGATCGCGCATTTCGTCGACGGTGTCCGTACCGCCATGGACGTCGGCGGCGATGGTCGGCACGGTGAGGTGTTCGACCCGGCGACCGGGCAGGTCGCCGCCACCGTCGGGTTCGCCTCCGCCGCGCAGGTCGACGAGGTCGTGCGGGTGGCGGCCCGGGCGGCCCGCGACTGGCGGGACGTGTCGCTGTCGCGGCGGGCCAGCGTGCTGTTCGCCTTTCGTGAGATCATCAACGCCCGGCGTGACGAACTCGCCGCCGTGATCACCGCCGAGCACGGCAAGGTCCTCGCCGACGCCGCCGGCGAGGTGCAGCGCGGCCTAGAGGTCGTCGAGTACGCCTGCGGCATCCCGACGCTGCTCACCGGCGGCTTCAGCGAGAACGTCTCCACCGAGGTCGACTCGTACAGCCTGCGTCAGCCGCTCGGCGTGGTCGCGGTGATCTCGCCCTTCAACTTCCCGGCGATGGTGCCGCTGTGGTTCGTGCCGATCGCCGTCGCCTGCGGCAACGCCGTCGTGGTCAAACCGTCCGAGAAGGACCCGTCGGCGGCGGTGCTGCTCGCCGAATGGTTCGCCGAGGCCGGACTGCCGCCCGGGGTCTGCAACGTCGTGCACGGCGACCGCGAGGCCGTCGACGCACTGCTGGACCACCCAGGCGTACGCGCGGCGTCGTTCGTCGGCTCGACCCCGGTGGCCCGGCACGTCTACACCCGGGGCACCGCTGCCGGCAAACGTGTCCAGGCCCTCGGCGGGGCGAAGAACCACATGGTGGTGCTGCCCGACGCCGACCTCGACCTGGCCGCCGACGCGGCGGTCAACGCCGGCTTCGGCTCGGCGGGGGAGCGGTGTATGGCGATCTCCGCCCTGGTGGCGGTGGAGCCGGTCGGCGACGATCTGGTGGCCCGGATCGTCGAACGGCTCGGCCGGATCCGGACCGGTGACGGCCGTCGGCCCGGCTGCGACATGGGGCCGCTGATCACCGCCGCGCACCGCGACCGGGTCGCCGGGTACGTGGCCGCCGGTGCCGCCGAGGGCGCGAAGATCGTGGTCGACGGTCGGGGCGTGCCGGTCGACGGGGACGAGCGCGGGTTCTGGCTCGGTCCGACCCTGTTGGACCAGGTGACCCCGCAGATGTCGGTCTATACCGACGAGATCTTCGGCCCGGTGCTGTCGGTGCTGCGGGTCGACTCCTACGACGCCGCGTTGGAGCTGGTCAACGCCAACTCCTACGGCAACGGTACGGCGATCTTCACCAACGACGGCGGTGCCGCCCGGCGCTTCCAGCACGAGGTGGAGGTCGGGATGGTCGGCATCAACGTGCCGATCCCGGTGCCGATGGCGTACTTCTCGTTCGGCGGCTGGAAGGCGTCGCTGTTCGGCGACAGCCATGCCCACGGCCGCGACGGGGTGCACTTCTTCACCCGCGGCAAGGTGGTGACCAGCCGCTGGCTCGACCCCCGCCACGGCGGCGTCAATCTCGGCTTTCCGACCCAAACCTGA
- a CDS encoding aminotransferase class III-fold pyridoxal phosphate-dependent enzyme yields the protein MTADDLLARHRAVMPGWMPIYYAEPLEIVAGSGRRVTGADGRSYLDFFGGVLTNMIGYDIPEIRDAVQRQLATGVVHTSTLYLIRHQVELAERIAALSGIVDARVFFTNSGTEANEAALLAATNFRRSHQILAVRNSYHGRSYATMGITGHRSWSASALNPLQVAWLHSGDRLRGLLARLGPDAHLDAAVEDLREILATQTAGDVACLIAEPIQGVGGFVHGPDGLLGAWKKVLDESGILLISDEVQTGWGRTGEHFWGYQAHGVVPDLLTFAKGIGNGFALAGVVGRADVMDAVPAISFSTFGGNPVSTAAGVAVLDYLRDHDLQANAARTGEVLRTGLTEAAAAHPIVGEVRGKGLMLAVEFVRPGTRDPDPAATTAVFEACRAGGLLVGKGGLYGNVLRMGPPLTLTEDEAREGLAILVDAIASVSATVVGGMA from the coding sequence ATGACCGCCGACGACCTGCTGGCCCGGCACCGGGCGGTCATGCCCGGCTGGATGCCGATCTACTACGCCGAACCCCTGGAGATCGTCGCCGGCTCCGGCAGACGGGTCACCGGTGCCGACGGGCGCAGCTACCTGGACTTCTTCGGCGGCGTGCTGACCAACATGATCGGCTACGACATCCCGGAGATCCGTGACGCGGTGCAGCGCCAGCTCGCCACCGGTGTCGTGCACACCTCCACGCTGTACCTGATCCGCCACCAGGTCGAGCTGGCCGAACGGATCGCCGCGCTGTCCGGCATCGTCGACGCCCGGGTCTTCTTCACCAACTCCGGCACCGAAGCCAACGAAGCGGCGCTGCTGGCCGCCACCAACTTCCGCCGGTCGCACCAGATCCTCGCCGTCCGCAACAGCTACCACGGCCGCTCGTACGCCACGATGGGCATCACCGGGCACCGCAGCTGGTCGGCGAGCGCCCTCAACCCGCTGCAGGTCGCCTGGCTGCACTCGGGTGACCGGCTGCGCGGCCTGCTGGCCCGGCTCGGCCCCGACGCCCACCTCGACGCCGCCGTCGAAGACCTCCGCGAGATCCTCGCCACCCAGACCGCCGGCGACGTCGCCTGCCTGATCGCCGAGCCGATCCAGGGTGTCGGTGGCTTCGTGCACGGCCCCGACGGTCTGCTCGGCGCGTGGAAGAAGGTCCTCGACGAGTCCGGCATCCTGCTCATCTCCGACGAGGTGCAGACCGGCTGGGGGCGTACCGGCGAACACTTCTGGGGCTACCAGGCGCACGGCGTCGTGCCGGACCTGCTCACCTTCGCCAAGGGCATCGGCAACGGGTTCGCCCTGGCCGGTGTGGTCGGCCGCGCCGACGTCATGGACGCCGTACCGGCGATCTCGTTCTCCACGTTCGGCGGCAATCCGGTCAGCACCGCCGCCGGCGTCGCCGTCCTCGACTACCTGCGGGACCACGACCTGCAGGCCAACGCCGCCCGTACGGGCGAAGTGCTGCGCACCGGGCTGACCGAGGCCGCCGCCGCGCATCCGATCGTCGGCGAGGTACGCGGCAAGGGCCTGATGCTGGCCGTGGAGTTCGTCCGCCCCGGCACCCGCGACCCGGACCCGGCCGCGACCACCGCCGTGTTCGAGGCCTGCCGCGCCGGCGGTCTGCTGGTCGGCAAGGGCGGGTTGTACGGCAACGTGCTGCGGATGGGTCCACCGTTGACCCTCACCGAGGACGAGGCCCGGGAAGGCCTGGCGATCCTGGTCGACGCGATCGCGTCGGTCTCAGCCACCGTCGTCGGAGGTATGGCATGA